In Chitinivorax sp. B, a genomic segment contains:
- a CDS encoding HlyD family efflux transporter periplasmic adaptor subunit gives MVGLVTVPTLRLPAMRQELSLHPGPAGEGGAPSWVLHDPAANRFYEIGWPAFEILSRWPLGEAVAIVDDIHQTTTLKLDEDDIAAVVDFLFRHNLLQSGAPAYTDNLLAQARANRLGPAKWLLKNYLFFRIPLVRPMPLLRRLLPAFELVCHPRFWWGVVAALIVGLFMVSRRWDEFTHTFAAYSGFSALIGIGLSLSFAKILHEFGHAMTACRFGCRIPTMGVAFLVMFPVLYTDTNEAWKLPSRRQRMLIGAAGMLAELTLAVGATLAWNFLPDGPMRAAVFLLATTTWVVTLAVNASPFMRFDGYFLLSDWWGIPNLHSRSFELGRWWLRKQLFGWQDDPPEPWPPARQRSLILFAYATWLYRLVLFVGIALLVYHVFFKALGIVLLLVELGWFIAYPLWRELMVWWQRRADMHWNHATRRGALMLAVILAILVVPWHGRVSAPAMLGAAAATTLYTPVDAEVQMVWVHDGQVVEAGQELLRLTSPDLLWQRRRAQSQADALRWRIEQQPFDDKLLAEGQALTKQWQVALERVTALDQQLARLTFRAPFAGRVVDTSQALQPGTLIPAGERMLSLVNPTQVKGEAFVDELQRQRLQPDTLAIFIADRGGQGAIRCRVNNVDRLALPNLDQLYLASTFGGPIPTQRLRDTLQPLTSLFRVRLDQCQTSQPLLQEIPGMATLVSDRQSLLAGWLRQGMAVLQREGGL, from the coding sequence ATGGTTGGGCTGGTAACGGTGCCGACACTTCGCCTTCCCGCCATGCGTCAGGAACTGAGCTTGCATCCAGGGCCGGCAGGAGAGGGCGGGGCACCCAGTTGGGTGCTGCATGATCCGGCAGCGAACCGTTTCTACGAAATTGGCTGGCCCGCTTTTGAGATCTTGTCTCGTTGGCCGCTGGGTGAGGCAGTAGCGATTGTCGATGATATTCATCAGACCACTACCTTGAAGCTGGATGAAGACGACATTGCGGCGGTCGTCGATTTCCTGTTTCGTCATAACCTGTTGCAAAGTGGTGCGCCGGCCTATACCGACAATCTGTTGGCACAAGCTCGTGCCAATCGGCTTGGCCCGGCCAAATGGCTGCTGAAAAACTATTTATTCTTCCGCATTCCGCTGGTGCGTCCCATGCCACTGCTGAGGCGGTTATTGCCGGCGTTTGAACTGGTCTGTCATCCGCGATTCTGGTGGGGCGTGGTTGCAGCCTTGATCGTTGGGTTGTTCATGGTGTCTCGCCGTTGGGATGAATTCACCCACACCTTTGCTGCCTATAGCGGCTTCAGTGCGCTGATCGGTATTGGACTGTCGCTCAGTTTTGCCAAGATACTGCATGAGTTTGGCCATGCTATGACTGCCTGTCGTTTTGGCTGCCGCATCCCGACGATGGGCGTAGCGTTTCTGGTGATGTTTCCAGTGCTGTATACCGATACCAACGAAGCCTGGAAACTACCTTCACGCCGGCAGCGTATGTTGATCGGCGCTGCCGGCATGTTGGCCGAATTGACATTGGCCGTGGGCGCGACCCTGGCCTGGAATTTTCTGCCGGATGGACCAATGCGGGCGGCTGTGTTCCTGCTGGCGACCACCACCTGGGTGGTGACATTGGCCGTCAACGCCAGCCCATTCATGCGGTTTGATGGTTACTTTCTGTTGTCCGACTGGTGGGGTATTCCCAATCTGCATAGCCGTTCGTTCGAACTGGGGCGTTGGTGGCTGCGCAAACAGCTGTTCGGGTGGCAGGATGACCCGCCCGAGCCTTGGCCGCCAGCCCGGCAACGCAGCTTGATTCTGTTTGCTTATGCGACTTGGCTTTACCGATTGGTACTGTTCGTCGGCATCGCATTGCTGGTGTACCACGTGTTCTTCAAGGCACTGGGTATCGTGTTGCTGCTGGTAGAGCTGGGCTGGTTCATTGCCTACCCGCTGTGGCGTGAATTGATGGTTTGGTGGCAACGGCGTGCGGACATGCACTGGAATCATGCGACCCGTCGGGGGGCACTGATGCTGGCGGTGATACTGGCGATACTGGTTGTGCCTTGGCATGGCCGGGTTTCGGCCCCGGCGATGTTGGGTGCTGCTGCAGCCACAACGCTGTATACCCCGGTTGATGCCGAAGTGCAGATGGTATGGGTGCATGACGGACAGGTTGTCGAAGCTGGGCAGGAACTACTTCGACTGACTTCGCCAGATTTGCTCTGGCAGCGCCGTCGGGCCCAGTCTCAGGCCGATGCGTTGCGTTGGCGTATCGAGCAGCAACCGTTCGATGACAAGCTGCTGGCAGAAGGCCAGGCACTGACCAAGCAATGGCAAGTGGCGCTGGAACGGGTTACTGCCCTGGATCAGCAACTGGCCAGGCTCACCTTCAGGGCGCCATTTGCCGGTCGAGTGGTTGACACCAGCCAGGCGCTACAGCCTGGCACGCTTATTCCGGCTGGCGAACGTATGTTGTCCCTCGTCAACCCGACCCAGGTCAAAGGTGAAGCCTTTGTGGACGAATTGCAGCGACAACGTCTTCAGCCCGATACCTTGGCCATCTTCATCGCAGACCGGGGGGGGCAGGGGGCTATTCGTTGTCGCGTGAACAATGTCGACCGGCTGGCCTTACCCAACCTTGATCAGCTCTACCTTGCATCCACATTTGGTGGCCCCATTCCCACCCAGCGATTGCGTGACACCTTGCAGCCGCTTACCTCGCTTTTCCGTGTCCGCCTCGACCA
- a CDS encoding HlyD family efflux transporter periplasmic adaptor subunit, protein MDLVPPPQADAARSLATLLHLMRRAREAASEEVLGFVMVNETLNLLPYRQAALWRGGALGRVMAVSGLPETDPNAPYVQWLTGLCRTVGTGESVRCLTSVDVPAEVAADWPAWLPTYLLYLTLTPPAGNANGALLLARDEPWTEYERTLAMELVDAYAHAQGQFAPQRGWRDRLGLTWQSAKARRWIVLALLTLACFPVRLTVLARGEITPQTPLLMRAPLGGVIDRITVQPNQQVEAGTPLFSLDATTLAGQSALASKASEAAQESFRQRAQLALTDDRAKLQMAEDQAKLEEKRIEAEFTSRQLARIQVKAPKAGVVVFSDSSDWLGKAVSAGERVMQLADPAKVELTAFVPVAESIPIEPGSTVRLYPNAAPTESFDAVVTRLAYRAEVTEEGILAYRLYARLSDTRSLPRIGQMGTVRVYGDWVPLSYYALRRPLTWLRQWLGW, encoded by the coding sequence ATGGATCTCGTCCCCCCCCCCCAAGCTGATGCAGCCAGGTCTTTGGCGACCTTGTTGCATTTGATGCGGCGCGCGCGCGAGGCGGCGAGTGAAGAAGTCCTGGGTTTCGTGATGGTCAACGAGACCCTCAATTTGTTGCCCTATCGCCAGGCTGCTCTGTGGCGTGGAGGGGCGTTGGGTAGGGTCATGGCCGTATCCGGCTTGCCGGAGACCGACCCGAATGCACCCTATGTGCAATGGCTGACCGGGCTGTGCCGTACTGTTGGCACCGGCGAGTCGGTACGCTGTCTGACATCGGTCGATGTACCGGCCGAAGTGGCTGCAGATTGGCCAGCCTGGCTGCCAACCTACCTGCTCTACTTGACCCTGACACCTCCCGCCGGCAATGCGAATGGTGCCTTGCTACTGGCGCGTGATGAGCCTTGGACTGAGTATGAGCGCACCCTGGCAATGGAATTGGTCGATGCCTATGCACACGCTCAAGGTCAATTTGCGCCACAGCGCGGCTGGCGAGATCGACTTGGTCTGACGTGGCAATCCGCCAAAGCTCGTCGCTGGATAGTGTTGGCATTGCTGACGCTGGCCTGTTTTCCGGTTCGCTTGACGGTGCTGGCAAGAGGGGAGATTACCCCGCAAACGCCTTTGTTGATGCGTGCCCCGCTCGGTGGGGTGATCGACCGCATTACTGTGCAACCCAATCAGCAGGTAGAAGCTGGCACCCCATTGTTCAGCCTGGATGCCACCACGCTGGCAGGACAGTCGGCATTGGCCAGCAAGGCCAGCGAGGCTGCACAGGAAAGCTTCCGGCAACGAGCCCAGTTAGCGTTGACGGACGACCGTGCCAAATTGCAGATGGCAGAAGATCAAGCCAAACTGGAGGAAAAACGGATCGAAGCCGAATTCACTTCACGGCAACTGGCGCGTATTCAGGTCAAGGCACCGAAGGCCGGCGTGGTGGTGTTTTCGGATAGTAGCGATTGGTTGGGCAAGGCAGTGTCAGCTGGTGAACGTGTCATGCAGCTGGCGGATCCGGCCAAGGTCGAGTTGACGGCGTTCGTGCCAGTGGCGGAGTCGATCCCTATCGAGCCGGGCTCCACCGTACGACTGTATCCGAATGCTGCGCCGACCGAATCCTTCGATGCGGTGGTGACCCGCCTTGCCTACCGTGCCGAAGTGACGGAAGAGGGCATCCTGGCGTATCGCCTGTATGCACGACTGTCAGATACTCGCAGCTTGCCGCGCATTGGCCAGATGGGGACGGTACGGGTTTACGGTGATTGGGTCCCGCTGAGTTATTATGCCTTGCGACGGCCATTGACCTGGCTGCGTCAATGGTTGGGCTGGTAA
- a CDS encoding efflux RND transporter periplasmic adaptor subunit codes for MTAVRLGLLLLGCLATNTLAAQLAATDGRIRVQLMSRDAVTLSSEVAAKIARLPVQEGASFSKGQALVEFDCSGFRAQLNKAQASLDAARQLVKVNARLAELNSIGALELTQAEGKAKESAAEVSYMHSVVSKCVISAPFAGRVAKRIAAQHQYVNPGMPILELVDSGPLELRMLLPSKWLAWLKPGVRFNVQVDELDRNLPASINRLGARIDPVSQSVSATGTMEAQDAALLPGMSGWAAFNPPK; via the coding sequence ATGACCGCAGTACGGCTTGGTCTGTTATTGCTGGGTTGTCTGGCGACAAATACGCTTGCAGCCCAGCTTGCTGCAACAGACGGCCGCATCCGGGTACAGTTGATGTCACGTGATGCGGTGACGCTGTCCAGTGAGGTGGCCGCCAAAATTGCGCGGCTACCGGTACAGGAGGGAGCCAGCTTCAGTAAGGGACAGGCATTGGTGGAGTTTGACTGCAGTGGGTTCCGTGCCCAGTTGAACAAAGCACAGGCCTCACTGGATGCCGCAAGGCAGTTGGTCAAGGTGAATGCCCGGTTGGCCGAACTGAATTCGATTGGTGCATTGGAGCTGACCCAAGCGGAAGGCAAAGCCAAGGAGAGTGCGGCCGAAGTGAGCTATATGCATAGCGTTGTTTCGAAGTGCGTGATCTCAGCTCCGTTTGCCGGGCGGGTGGCCAAACGTATTGCCGCACAGCATCAGTATGTGAATCCTGGTATGCCGATACTGGAGCTTGTCGATAGCGGTCCCTTGGAGTTGCGCATGTTGTTGCCATCGAAATGGTTGGCGTGGCTCAAGCCTGGTGTGCGTTTCAATGTGCAGGTTGACGAGCTCGACCGTAACTTGCCGGCCAGCATCAATCGGTTGGGTGCGCGCATTGACCCGGTCAGTCAGTCGGTTTCAGCCACGGGCACGATGGAAGCACAAGATGCCGCGTTGTTGCCGGGGATGAGCGGCTGGGCTGCGTTCAATCCGCCCAAGTAG
- a CDS encoding TolC family protein translates to MKTTSVGAVNLVPDCNEITKRRAARRSGIRSRPRLTVLSAALASVLATGCAVAPSPIEKSERQALLAAERQAMFTQQEVLTGSISLQESMARALKYNLDYRVKVMEEALAQEQLDLANFDMLPKLALGAGYSHRNNDAASSSQDIATGRQSLVPSISTERDRVNADLTVSWNVLDFGVSYFTAKQQADKLLILRERKRKVAHQLMQQTRQAYWQAVGAQRLEPKIANLLKDAETALGDARRVEQEKLRTPLESLTYQRQLLDVINQMTQIRTTLSQAKPRLAAIMNLPPGNTISVAEPPKLAAPQLRLPVEQMEEMALTNRPELMEARYNERIGVLETRKAVAKLFPGLEFNAGRHYDNNKFLVNHNWFDAGLRVSWNLMNLFNAGNIRRTADAQLKVAQEQRMALNMAVLMQVHVAWLDYQGRSRQFELERDIHGVEQRLLSHSMNAAQTSAQGKLQAILAGANAVLAELRLYQGYGDLQNAYGQLAATIGMDALPQEVGGHDIASLSEALQGVAEQADTLLAGGAE, encoded by the coding sequence ATGAAAACAACATCAGTGGGTGCGGTTAATCTGGTTCCAGATTGCAATGAAATAACGAAGCGGCGGGCTGCCCGCCGAAGTGGTATACGCAGTCGACCACGTCTGACGGTGTTGAGTGCGGCACTTGCATCAGTATTGGCAACTGGGTGTGCAGTGGCGCCCAGTCCAATCGAGAAAAGCGAGCGACAGGCATTACTTGCGGCTGAACGGCAGGCCATGTTCACCCAACAGGAAGTGCTGACAGGGTCGATATCGTTGCAGGAATCCATGGCGAGGGCATTGAAATACAACCTCGACTATCGCGTCAAAGTGATGGAAGAAGCGCTGGCACAGGAACAGCTGGATCTCGCTAACTTCGACATGTTGCCGAAGCTGGCATTGGGGGCGGGGTACAGCCATCGCAACAATGATGCGGCATCCTCATCGCAAGATATTGCGACAGGGCGTCAGTCGCTGGTGCCATCGATTTCCACCGAACGTGACCGGGTCAATGCCGATTTGACAGTATCGTGGAATGTACTGGATTTTGGTGTTAGCTATTTCACCGCCAAACAACAGGCTGACAAGCTGCTGATCCTGAGAGAGCGCAAGCGCAAGGTGGCCCATCAGCTCATGCAGCAGACTCGCCAGGCCTATTGGCAAGCGGTGGGTGCGCAACGGCTGGAACCCAAGATCGCCAACCTGTTGAAAGACGCGGAAACCGCATTGGGGGATGCGCGCAGGGTCGAACAGGAAAAGCTGCGTACTCCGCTGGAATCACTGACCTATCAACGGCAGTTGCTGGATGTGATCAACCAGATGACACAAATTCGTACTACTTTGTCACAGGCCAAGCCACGTTTGGCTGCCATCATGAACTTGCCGCCAGGTAATACCATCAGCGTGGCTGAGCCGCCTAAGTTAGCGGCACCGCAGTTGCGTCTGCCTGTTGAGCAGATGGAGGAGATGGCCCTGACCAACCGGCCAGAGCTGATGGAAGCCCGCTACAACGAACGCATCGGAGTACTGGAAACGCGCAAGGCCGTTGCCAAGTTGTTTCCCGGTCTGGAATTCAATGCAGGCCGTCATTACGACAACAATAAGTTCCTGGTGAACCACAACTGGTTTGATGCCGGGTTGCGGGTGAGCTGGAACCTGATGAACCTGTTCAATGCGGGCAATATCCGGCGTACGGCCGATGCACAGCTGAAAGTGGCGCAGGAGCAGCGGATGGCGCTGAACATGGCCGTGTTGATGCAAGTCCACGTGGCCTGGCTGGACTATCAAGGCCGTAGCCGGCAGTTCGAGCTGGAACGGGATATTCATGGTGTGGAGCAACGCCTGTTGTCACATTCGATGAATGCGGCACAAACCAGCGCCCAGGGCAAACTGCAGGCGATTCTGGCAGGCGCCAATGCTGTGCTGGCCGAGTTGCGGCTGTATCAGGGTTATGGGGATCTGCAGAACGCTTATGGCCAGTTGGCGGCCACTATCGGTATGGATGCCTTGCCGCAGGAAGTGGGTGGGCACGATATTGCCTCGTTGTCCGAGGCGTTGCAGGGTGTGGCTGAGCAAGCCGACACTCTGCTGGCCGGAGGCGCTGAATGA